In the genome of Nycticebus coucang isolate mNycCou1 chromosome 12, mNycCou1.pri, whole genome shotgun sequence, one region contains:
- the ASIC1 gene encoding acid-sensing ion channel 1 isoform X1 yields MPIQIFCSVSFSSGEEAPGPLGDVWGPCHHCHQQRDNSESEEDEEKEKEKARQEANQGDSPRDLVAFANSCTLHGASHVFVEGGLGPKQALWAVAFVLALGAFLCQVGDRIAYYLSYPHVTLLNEVATMELAFPAVTLCNTNPVRLSQLSYPDLLYLAPMLGLDESDDPGVPLAPPGPEAFSGEPFNLHRFYNRSCHRLEDMLLYCSYQGGPCGPHNFSVVFTRYGKCYTFNSGRDGRPRLKTMKGGTGNGLEIMLDIQQDEYLPVWGETDETSFEAGIKVQIHSQDEPPFIDQLGFGVAPGFQTFVACQEQRQLIYLPPPWGTCKTVTTDSELDFFDSYSITACRIDCETRYLVENCNCRMVHMPGDAPYCTPEQYKECADPALDFLVEKDQEYCVCEMPCNLTRYGKELSMVKIPSKASAKYLAKKFNKSEQYIGENILVLDIFFEVLNYETIEQKKAYEIAGLLGDIGGQMGLFIGASILTVLELFDYAYEVIKHKLCRRGKCQKEAKRSSADKGVALSLDDVKRHNPCESLRGHPAGMTYAANILPHHPARGTFEDFTC; encoded by the exons ATGCCCATCCAGATCTTCTGCTCTGTGTCATTCTCCTCTGGAGAGGAGGCTCCAGGGCCCTTGGGAGACGTATGGGGTCCctgccaccactgccaccagCAGCGGGACAACTCAGAATCggaagaggatgaagagaaggaaaaggagaaagcaaGGCAGGAAGCCAATCAGGGGGATTCACCCAGGGACCTTGTGGCCTTTGCCAACAGCTGTACTCTCCATGGTGCCAGCCATGTCTTTGTGGAAGGGGGTCTAGGACCAAAGCAAGCCCTGTGGGCAGTGGCCTTTGTCCTGGCACTGGGTGCCTTCCTGTGCCAGGTAGGGGACCGCATCGCTTATTACCTCAGCTACCCACACGTGACTCTGCTAAATGAAGTGGCCACCATGGAGCTGGCCTTCCCGGCAGTCACCCTGTGCAACACCAACCCCGTGAGGCTGTCCCAGCTCAGCTACCCCGACTTACTTTATCTCGCTCCCATGTTGGGGCTGGATGAAAGCGATGACCCTGGGGTGCCCCTGGCTCCACCAGGGCCTGAGGCCTTCTCTGGGGAGCCCTTTAACCTGCACCGTTTCTACAATCGCTCCTGCCACCGGCTGGAGGACATGCTGCTCTACTGCTCCTACCAAGGGGGGCCCTGTGGCCCTCACAACTTCTCAGTG GTCTTCACACGGTATGGAAAGTGCTACACGTTCAACTCAGGCCGAGATGGGCGGCCACGGCTGAAGACCATGAAGGGTGGGACGGGCAATGGGCTGGAAATCATGCTGGACATCCAGCAGGACGAGTACCTGCCAGTGTGGGGGGAGACGG ATGAGACGTCCTTCGAAGCAGGCATCAAAGTGCAGATCCATAGTCAGGATGAACCTCCTTTCATTGACCAGCTGGGCTTTGGTGTGGCTCCAGGCTTCCAGACCTTTGTGGCCTGCCAGGAGCAGCGG CAGCTCATCTACCTGCCCCCGCCCTGGGGCACCTGCAAAACTGTTACCACGGACTCGGAATTGGATTTCTTCGACTCCTACAGCATCACTGCCTGCCGCATCGACTGTGAGACGCGGTACCTGGTGGAGAACTGCAACTGCCGAATGGTACACATGCCAG GAGATGCCCCATACTGCACTCCAGAGCAGTACAAGGAGTGTGCAGATCCTGCTCTGG ACTTCCTGGTGGAGAAGGACCAGGAGTACTGTGTGTGCGAAATGCCCTGCAACCTGACCCGCTATGGCAAGGAGCTGTCCATGGTCAAGATCCCCAGCAAAGCCTCAGCCAAGTACCTGGCCAAGAAGTTCAACAAATCTGAGCAGTACATAGG GGAGAACATCCTGGTGCTGGATATTTTCTTTGAAGTCCTCAACTATGAGACCATTGAACAGAAGAAGGCCTATGAGATTGCAGGGCTCCTGG GTGACATTGGGGGCCAGATGGGGCTGTTCATCGGGGCCAGCATCCTCACGGTGCTAGAGCTCTTCGACTACGCCTACGAG GTCATCAAGCACAAGCTGTGCCGCCGAGGGAAGTGCCAAAAGGAGGCCAAGAGAAGCAGCGCGGACAAGGGTGTGGCCCTCAGCCTGGACGACGTCAAAAGACAC AACCCGTGCGAGAGCCTCCGGGGCCATCCTGCCGGGATGACGTACGCTGCCAACATCCTACCTCACCATCCGGCCCGAGGCACGTTTGAGGACTTTACCTGCTGA
- the ASIC1 gene encoding acid-sensing ion channel 1 isoform X2 → MPIQIFCSVSFSSGEEAPGPLGDVWGPCHHCHQQRDNSESEEDEEKEKEKARQEANQGDSPRDLVAFANSCTLHGASHVFVEGGLGPKQALWAVAFVLALGAFLCQVGDRIAYYLSYPHVTLLNEVATMELAFPAVTLCNTNPVRLSQLSYPDLLYLAPMLGLDESDDPGVPLAPPGPEAFSGEPFNLHRFYNRSCHRLEDMLLYCSYQGGPCGPHNFSVVFTRYGKCYTFNSGRDGRPRLKTMKGGTGNGLEIMLDIQQDEYLPVWGETDETSFEAGIKVQIHSQDEPPFIDQLGFGVAPGFQTFVACQEQRLIYLPPPWGTCKTVTTDSELDFFDSYSITACRIDCETRYLVENCNCRMVHMPGDAPYCTPEQYKECADPALDFLVEKDQEYCVCEMPCNLTRYGKELSMVKIPSKASAKYLAKKFNKSEQYIGENILVLDIFFEVLNYETIEQKKAYEIAGLLGDIGGQMGLFIGASILTVLELFDYAYEVIKHKLCRRGKCQKEAKRSSADKGVALSLDDVKRHNPCESLRGHPAGMTYAANILPHHPARGTFEDFTC, encoded by the exons ATGCCCATCCAGATCTTCTGCTCTGTGTCATTCTCCTCTGGAGAGGAGGCTCCAGGGCCCTTGGGAGACGTATGGGGTCCctgccaccactgccaccagCAGCGGGACAACTCAGAATCggaagaggatgaagagaaggaaaaggagaaagcaaGGCAGGAAGCCAATCAGGGGGATTCACCCAGGGACCTTGTGGCCTTTGCCAACAGCTGTACTCTCCATGGTGCCAGCCATGTCTTTGTGGAAGGGGGTCTAGGACCAAAGCAAGCCCTGTGGGCAGTGGCCTTTGTCCTGGCACTGGGTGCCTTCCTGTGCCAGGTAGGGGACCGCATCGCTTATTACCTCAGCTACCCACACGTGACTCTGCTAAATGAAGTGGCCACCATGGAGCTGGCCTTCCCGGCAGTCACCCTGTGCAACACCAACCCCGTGAGGCTGTCCCAGCTCAGCTACCCCGACTTACTTTATCTCGCTCCCATGTTGGGGCTGGATGAAAGCGATGACCCTGGGGTGCCCCTGGCTCCACCAGGGCCTGAGGCCTTCTCTGGGGAGCCCTTTAACCTGCACCGTTTCTACAATCGCTCCTGCCACCGGCTGGAGGACATGCTGCTCTACTGCTCCTACCAAGGGGGGCCCTGTGGCCCTCACAACTTCTCAGTG GTCTTCACACGGTATGGAAAGTGCTACACGTTCAACTCAGGCCGAGATGGGCGGCCACGGCTGAAGACCATGAAGGGTGGGACGGGCAATGGGCTGGAAATCATGCTGGACATCCAGCAGGACGAGTACCTGCCAGTGTGGGGGGAGACGG ATGAGACGTCCTTCGAAGCAGGCATCAAAGTGCAGATCCATAGTCAGGATGAACCTCCTTTCATTGACCAGCTGGGCTTTGGTGTGGCTCCAGGCTTCCAGACCTTTGTGGCCTGCCAGGAGCAGCGG CTCATCTACCTGCCCCCGCCCTGGGGCACCTGCAAAACTGTTACCACGGACTCGGAATTGGATTTCTTCGACTCCTACAGCATCACTGCCTGCCGCATCGACTGTGAGACGCGGTACCTGGTGGAGAACTGCAACTGCCGAATGGTACACATGCCAG GAGATGCCCCATACTGCACTCCAGAGCAGTACAAGGAGTGTGCAGATCCTGCTCTGG ACTTCCTGGTGGAGAAGGACCAGGAGTACTGTGTGTGCGAAATGCCCTGCAACCTGACCCGCTATGGCAAGGAGCTGTCCATGGTCAAGATCCCCAGCAAAGCCTCAGCCAAGTACCTGGCCAAGAAGTTCAACAAATCTGAGCAGTACATAGG GGAGAACATCCTGGTGCTGGATATTTTCTTTGAAGTCCTCAACTATGAGACCATTGAACAGAAGAAGGCCTATGAGATTGCAGGGCTCCTGG GTGACATTGGGGGCCAGATGGGGCTGTTCATCGGGGCCAGCATCCTCACGGTGCTAGAGCTCTTCGACTACGCCTACGAG GTCATCAAGCACAAGCTGTGCCGCCGAGGGAAGTGCCAAAAGGAGGCCAAGAGAAGCAGCGCGGACAAGGGTGTGGCCCTCAGCCTGGACGACGTCAAAAGACAC AACCCGTGCGAGAGCCTCCGGGGCCATCCTGCCGGGATGACGTACGCTGCCAACATCCTACCTCACCATCCGGCCCGAGGCACGTTTGAGGACTTTACCTGCTGA
- the ASIC1 gene encoding acid-sensing ion channel 1 isoform X3: MELKAEEEEVGGVQPVSIQAFASSSTLHGLAHIFSYERLSLKRALWALCFLGSLAVLLCVCTERVQYYFRYHHVTKLDEVAASQLTFPAVTLCNLNEFRFSQVSKNDLYHAGELLALLNNRYEIPDTQMADEKQLEILQDKANFRSFKPKPFNMREFYDRAGHDIRDMLLSCHFRGEVCSAEDFKVVFTRYGKCYTFNSGRDGRPRLKTMKGGTGNGLEIMLDIQQDEYLPVWGETDETSFEAGIKVQIHSQDEPPFIDQLGFGVAPGFQTFVACQEQRQLIYLPPPWGTCKTVTTDSELDFFDSYSITACRIDCETRYLVENCNCRMVHMPGDAPYCTPEQYKECADPALDFLVEKDQEYCVCEMPCNLTRYGKELSMVKIPSKASAKYLAKKFNKSEQYIGENILVLDIFFEVLNYETIEQKKAYEIAGLLGDIGGQMGLFIGASILTVLELFDYAYEVIKHKLCRRGKCQKEAKRSSADKGVALSLDDVKRHNPCESLRGHPAGMTYAANILPHHPARGTFEDFTC, translated from the exons ATGGAACTGAAGgccgaggaggaggaggtgggtggcgtcCAGCCTGTGAGCATCCAGGCCTTCGCCAGCAGCTCCACGCTGCACGGCCTGGCCCACATCTTCTCCTACGAGCGGCTGTCTCTGAAGCGGGCACTGTGGGCCCTGTGCTTCCTGGGCTCACTGGCCGTGCTGCTGTGCGTGTGCACAGAGCGTGTGCAGTACTACTTCCGCTACCACCACGTCACCAAGCTCGACGAGGTGGCTGCCTCCCAGCTCACCTTCCCTGCCGTCACGTTGTGCAACCTCAATGAATTCCGCTTTAGCCAAGTCTCCAAGAATGACCTGTATCATGCTGGGGAGCTGCTGGCCCTGCTCAACAACAG GTATGAGATACCAGACACACAGATGGCAGATGAAAAACAGCTGGAGATACTGCAGGACAAGGCCAACTTCCGCAGCTTCAAGCCCAAGCCTTTCAACATGCGGGAGTTCTACGACAGAGCGGGGCATGACATTCGAGACATGCTGCTCTCTTGCCACTTCCGGGGAGAGGTCTGCAGCGCAGAAGACTTCAAGGTG GTCTTCACACGGTATGGAAAGTGCTACACGTTCAACTCAGGCCGAGATGGGCGGCCACGGCTGAAGACCATGAAGGGTGGGACGGGCAATGGGCTGGAAATCATGCTGGACATCCAGCAGGACGAGTACCTGCCAGTGTGGGGGGAGACGG ATGAGACGTCCTTCGAAGCAGGCATCAAAGTGCAGATCCATAGTCAGGATGAACCTCCTTTCATTGACCAGCTGGGCTTTGGTGTGGCTCCAGGCTTCCAGACCTTTGTGGCCTGCCAGGAGCAGCGG CAGCTCATCTACCTGCCCCCGCCCTGGGGCACCTGCAAAACTGTTACCACGGACTCGGAATTGGATTTCTTCGACTCCTACAGCATCACTGCCTGCCGCATCGACTGTGAGACGCGGTACCTGGTGGAGAACTGCAACTGCCGAATGGTACACATGCCAG GAGATGCCCCATACTGCACTCCAGAGCAGTACAAGGAGTGTGCAGATCCTGCTCTGG ACTTCCTGGTGGAGAAGGACCAGGAGTACTGTGTGTGCGAAATGCCCTGCAACCTGACCCGCTATGGCAAGGAGCTGTCCATGGTCAAGATCCCCAGCAAAGCCTCAGCCAAGTACCTGGCCAAGAAGTTCAACAAATCTGAGCAGTACATAGG GGAGAACATCCTGGTGCTGGATATTTTCTTTGAAGTCCTCAACTATGAGACCATTGAACAGAAGAAGGCCTATGAGATTGCAGGGCTCCTGG GTGACATTGGGGGCCAGATGGGGCTGTTCATCGGGGCCAGCATCCTCACGGTGCTAGAGCTCTTCGACTACGCCTACGAG GTCATCAAGCACAAGCTGTGCCGCCGAGGGAAGTGCCAAAAGGAGGCCAAGAGAAGCAGCGCGGACAAGGGTGTGGCCCTCAGCCTGGACGACGTCAAAAGACAC AACCCGTGCGAGAGCCTCCGGGGCCATCCTGCCGGGATGACGTACGCTGCCAACATCCTACCTCACCATCCGGCCCGAGGCACGTTTGAGGACTTTACCTGCTGA
- the ASIC1 gene encoding acid-sensing ion channel 1 isoform X4 yields the protein MELKAEEEEVGGVQPVSIQAFASSSTLHGLAHIFSYERLSLKRALWALCFLGSLAVLLCVCTERVQYYFRYHHVTKLDEVAASQLTFPAVTLCNLNEFRFSQVSKNDLYHAGELLALLNNRYEIPDTQMADEKQLEILQDKANFRSFKPKPFNMREFYDRAGHDIRDMLLSCHFRGEVCSAEDFKVVFTRYGKCYTFNSGRDGRPRLKTMKGGTGNGLEIMLDIQQDEYLPVWGETDETSFEAGIKVQIHSQDEPPFIDQLGFGVAPGFQTFVACQEQRLIYLPPPWGTCKTVTTDSELDFFDSYSITACRIDCETRYLVENCNCRMVHMPGDAPYCTPEQYKECADPALDFLVEKDQEYCVCEMPCNLTRYGKELSMVKIPSKASAKYLAKKFNKSEQYIGENILVLDIFFEVLNYETIEQKKAYEIAGLLGDIGGQMGLFIGASILTVLELFDYAYEVIKHKLCRRGKCQKEAKRSSADKGVALSLDDVKRHNPCESLRGHPAGMTYAANILPHHPARGTFEDFTC from the exons ATGGAACTGAAGgccgaggaggaggaggtgggtggcgtcCAGCCTGTGAGCATCCAGGCCTTCGCCAGCAGCTCCACGCTGCACGGCCTGGCCCACATCTTCTCCTACGAGCGGCTGTCTCTGAAGCGGGCACTGTGGGCCCTGTGCTTCCTGGGCTCACTGGCCGTGCTGCTGTGCGTGTGCACAGAGCGTGTGCAGTACTACTTCCGCTACCACCACGTCACCAAGCTCGACGAGGTGGCTGCCTCCCAGCTCACCTTCCCTGCCGTCACGTTGTGCAACCTCAATGAATTCCGCTTTAGCCAAGTCTCCAAGAATGACCTGTATCATGCTGGGGAGCTGCTGGCCCTGCTCAACAACAG GTATGAGATACCAGACACACAGATGGCAGATGAAAAACAGCTGGAGATACTGCAGGACAAGGCCAACTTCCGCAGCTTCAAGCCCAAGCCTTTCAACATGCGGGAGTTCTACGACAGAGCGGGGCATGACATTCGAGACATGCTGCTCTCTTGCCACTTCCGGGGAGAGGTCTGCAGCGCAGAAGACTTCAAGGTG GTCTTCACACGGTATGGAAAGTGCTACACGTTCAACTCAGGCCGAGATGGGCGGCCACGGCTGAAGACCATGAAGGGTGGGACGGGCAATGGGCTGGAAATCATGCTGGACATCCAGCAGGACGAGTACCTGCCAGTGTGGGGGGAGACGG ATGAGACGTCCTTCGAAGCAGGCATCAAAGTGCAGATCCATAGTCAGGATGAACCTCCTTTCATTGACCAGCTGGGCTTTGGTGTGGCTCCAGGCTTCCAGACCTTTGTGGCCTGCCAGGAGCAGCGG CTCATCTACCTGCCCCCGCCCTGGGGCACCTGCAAAACTGTTACCACGGACTCGGAATTGGATTTCTTCGACTCCTACAGCATCACTGCCTGCCGCATCGACTGTGAGACGCGGTACCTGGTGGAGAACTGCAACTGCCGAATGGTACACATGCCAG GAGATGCCCCATACTGCACTCCAGAGCAGTACAAGGAGTGTGCAGATCCTGCTCTGG ACTTCCTGGTGGAGAAGGACCAGGAGTACTGTGTGTGCGAAATGCCCTGCAACCTGACCCGCTATGGCAAGGAGCTGTCCATGGTCAAGATCCCCAGCAAAGCCTCAGCCAAGTACCTGGCCAAGAAGTTCAACAAATCTGAGCAGTACATAGG GGAGAACATCCTGGTGCTGGATATTTTCTTTGAAGTCCTCAACTATGAGACCATTGAACAGAAGAAGGCCTATGAGATTGCAGGGCTCCTGG GTGACATTGGGGGCCAGATGGGGCTGTTCATCGGGGCCAGCATCCTCACGGTGCTAGAGCTCTTCGACTACGCCTACGAG GTCATCAAGCACAAGCTGTGCCGCCGAGGGAAGTGCCAAAAGGAGGCCAAGAGAAGCAGCGCGGACAAGGGTGTGGCCCTCAGCCTGGACGACGTCAAAAGACAC AACCCGTGCGAGAGCCTCCGGGGCCATCCTGCCGGGATGACGTACGCTGCCAACATCCTACCTCACCATCCGGCCCGAGGCACGTTTGAGGACTTTACCTGCTGA